From a region of the Streptomyces sp. B21-083 genome:
- a CDS encoding carbohydrate ABC transporter permease, whose protein sequence is MKTTDSTPSDTVPQQSGGPVRKENAAGKEGREKKEGRVLNVFSQGMLVLWAFMVAMPLLWAVMTSFKDDNAIFSSPWSLPDELHFDNWARAWTDANMSDYFLNTILVVGGSLVGTLVLGSMAAYVLARFDFPGNRFIYYLFVGGMSFPIMLALVPLFYVVNNMGLLNTIHGLILVYIAYSLPFTVFFLTAFFRTLPNSVAEAAFVDGASHSRTFFQIMLPMAKPGLISVGIFNFLGQWNQYMLPTVLNTDPDKRVLTQGLVQLAASQGYKGDWSGLFAGLVMAMLPVLAAYIVFQRQVVTGLTAGALK, encoded by the coding sequence ATGAAGACGACCGACAGCACGCCGTCGGACACGGTCCCCCAGCAGTCCGGCGGACCCGTGCGCAAGGAGAACGCGGCCGGGAAGGAGGGCCGGGAGAAGAAGGAGGGCAGGGTCCTCAACGTCTTCTCGCAAGGCATGCTCGTCCTGTGGGCGTTCATGGTCGCGATGCCGCTCCTGTGGGCGGTGATGACGTCCTTCAAGGACGACAACGCGATCTTCAGTTCGCCCTGGTCCCTGCCGGACGAGCTGCACTTCGACAACTGGGCGCGGGCCTGGACCGACGCCAACATGAGCGACTACTTCCTCAACACCATCCTGGTGGTGGGCGGTTCGCTCGTCGGCACCCTGGTACTGGGCTCGATGGCGGCATACGTCCTGGCCCGCTTCGACTTCCCCGGCAACCGGTTCATCTACTACCTGTTCGTCGGCGGCATGAGTTTCCCGATCATGCTGGCGCTGGTCCCGCTGTTCTACGTCGTGAACAACATGGGTCTGCTGAACACGATCCACGGGCTGATCCTGGTCTACATCGCCTACTCGCTGCCGTTCACGGTGTTCTTCCTGACCGCGTTCTTCCGGACCCTGCCGAACTCGGTGGCGGAGGCGGCCTTCGTCGACGGTGCCTCGCACTCCCGGACGTTCTTCCAGATCATGCTGCCCATGGCCAAGCCCGGGCTGATCAGCGTGGGCATCTTCAACTTCCTCGGCCAGTGGAACCAGTACATGCTGCCGACGGTGCTCAACACCGACCCCGACAAGCGGGTCCTCACCCAGGGGCTGGTGCAGCTGGCCGCAAGCCAGGGCTACAAGGGCGACTGGTCGGGTCTCTTCGCCGGCCTGGTGATGGCGATGCTGCCGGTGCTGGCCGCCTACATCGTCTTCCAGCGTCAGGTGGTGACGGGACTCACGGCAGGCGCGCTGAAGTAA
- a CDS encoding ROK family transcriptional regulator, translating to METPGSQSSLHRANLERVVRAVRLAGSLTQAEIARSTGLSAATVSNIVRELKDGGTVEVTPTSAGGRRARAVSLSGDAGIVIGVDFGHTHLRVAIGNLAHQVLAEESEPLDVDASAAQGFDRAEELVNRLIAATGVDRSKIAGVGLGVPGPIDVESGTLGSSAILPGWIGTRPGEELRGRLNVPVHVDNDANLGALGELVWGSGRGVRDLAYIKVASGVGAGLVISGKIYRGPGGTAGEIGHITLDESGPVCRCGNRGCLETFAAARYVLPLLQSSHGTDLTMEGVVRLARDGDPGCRRVIADVGRHIGSGVANLCNLLNPSRVVLGGDLAEAGELVLGPIRESVGRYAIPSAARQLSVLPGALGGRAEVLGALALALSEMGDSTLLDGTLNTATPAFT from the coding sequence GTGGAGACTCCGGGATCGCAGTCGTCACTGCACCGAGCCAACCTGGAACGGGTCGTACGGGCCGTGCGCCTGGCCGGGTCGCTGACGCAGGCCGAGATCGCCAGGAGCACCGGCCTGTCCGCGGCCACGGTGTCCAACATCGTGCGCGAGCTGAAGGACGGCGGAACAGTCGAGGTCACACCCACTTCGGCGGGTGGCCGCAGGGCCCGGGCCGTCTCGCTGAGCGGCGACGCCGGCATCGTGATCGGTGTCGACTTCGGGCACACGCACCTACGGGTCGCGATCGGCAACCTGGCCCATCAGGTGCTGGCCGAGGAGTCCGAGCCGCTGGACGTGGACGCGTCCGCCGCGCAGGGCTTCGACAGGGCCGAAGAGCTGGTCAATCGCCTGATCGCAGCAACGGGCGTCGACCGATCCAAGATCGCCGGTGTGGGCCTGGGTGTACCGGGTCCGATCGACGTGGAGTCGGGCACCCTGGGCTCCAGCGCCATACTGCCCGGCTGGATCGGGACCAGGCCCGGTGAGGAGCTGCGCGGGCGCCTGAACGTGCCGGTGCACGTGGACAACGACGCCAACCTCGGCGCCCTCGGTGAGCTGGTCTGGGGCAGCGGACGGGGGGTGCGCGACCTGGCGTACATCAAGGTCGCGAGCGGTGTCGGGGCCGGGCTGGTGATCAGCGGCAAGATCTACCGTGGCCCGGGTGGCACAGCGGGAGAAATCGGGCATATTACTCTTGATGAATCCGGCCCCGTCTGCCGTTGCGGAAACCGGGGCTGCCTGGAGACCTTCGCGGCGGCGCGCTATGTGCTGCCGCTCCTCCAGTCCAGCCACGGAACCGACCTGACCATGGAAGGTGTCGTGCGGCTGGCGCGGGACGGTGACCCTGGCTGCCGTCGCGTGATCGCCGACGTCGGCCGACACATCGGCAGTGGAGTCGCCAATCTCTGCAATCTGTTGAACCCGAGCAGGGTGGTCCTCGGCGGTGATCTCGCCGAGGCCGGTGAGCTGGTGCTCGGTCCCATCAGAGAGTCTGTCGGCCGCTATGCGATCCCCAGCGCGGCACGTCAACTGTCCGTTCTTCCAGGGGCACTTGGAGGTCGTGCGGAGGTGCTCGGAGCGCTCGCTCTCGCCTTGAGCGAGATGGGCGATTCGACCCTTTTGGACGGCACGCTGAACACAGCGACTCCTGCCTTCACCTAG
- a CDS encoding LysR family transcriptional regulator, giving the protein MDIRQLEYFLAIVDRGGFNRAASALYVSQPALSQAVRALERDLGSELFRRIGRRAVLTEAGRALIEPAREAVRSLETARASVAAVHELREGRLDVASMPSQAVEPLTTLVSAFSHRYPGVSVAIKAAFTSREVIDMVRTGAVELGLLASAGPVSGKEVVSHALGRQRFVLVVPADGPFAGRTAVEWRELAGERLIVGQPGTGMRAYVDALREQGIEFTVVAETEHRVSLMPLVLAGVGLAVVTDAWRDVARRLGARVLDIEPETGLDIALVSRRGSLSPAAAAFVTSATSAADS; this is encoded by the coding sequence ATGGACATTCGGCAGCTGGAGTACTTCCTCGCGATTGTCGATCGTGGGGGGTTCAACCGCGCGGCCTCGGCTCTGTACGTGTCCCAGCCGGCGCTGTCGCAGGCCGTGCGGGCACTGGAGCGTGATCTCGGCTCCGAGCTGTTCCGTCGCATCGGGCGCAGGGCAGTCCTGACGGAGGCCGGAAGGGCTTTGATCGAGCCTGCCCGGGAGGCCGTGCGGAGTCTGGAGACGGCGCGGGCGAGTGTCGCGGCGGTGCATGAGCTGCGCGAGGGGCGCCTCGATGTGGCGTCCATGCCGTCGCAGGCGGTGGAGCCGCTGACGACCTTGGTGAGTGCCTTCAGCCATCGGTATCCCGGCGTATCTGTGGCCATCAAGGCGGCGTTCACCTCGCGTGAGGTGATCGACATGGTGCGCACGGGTGCCGTGGAGTTGGGGCTCCTGGCGTCCGCCGGTCCGGTCTCCGGCAAGGAGGTCGTCTCCCATGCGCTGGGGCGGCAGCGTTTTGTGCTGGTGGTGCCGGCCGACGGCCCGTTCGCCGGTCGGACGGCCGTGGAGTGGCGGGAGCTCGCGGGAGAGCGGCTGATCGTCGGGCAGCCGGGTACCGGGATGCGCGCCTACGTCGACGCGCTGCGCGAGCAGGGCATCGAGTTCACCGTCGTCGCCGAGACCGAGCATCGTGTGTCGCTCATGCCCCTGGTACTGGCCGGGGTCGGGCTCGCGGTGGTCACGGACGCCTGGCGGGACGTCGCCCGGCGACTGGGCGCCCGCGTCCTGGACATCGAGCCGGAGACCGGCTTGGACATCGCCCTCGTCAGCCGCCGCGGCAGCCTGTCGCCCGCGGCCGCCGCATTCGTCACGAGCGCGACCTCGGCCGCCGACAGCTGA
- a CDS encoding GH92 family glycosyl hydrolase has product MRQGVRNRAWYGWEFGSIPAIAAVFALVIGGQGAATALPARTPAADQEFASSFEAGEAAPDWLNTVDTGPDGTKRASGVDGGYSSGIPGNATDHVTDVRASGENTGGGEVKENLVDGVPGTKWLTFAPNGWAEFDLDEPVRVVTYALTSADDHAERDPADWTLQGSADGTTGWQTLDTRTGVSFAERFQTRSYDLSSPASYRHFRLDIGRNNGGAITQLADVQFSTGGGATPVPRDMLSLVDSGPSGSPTAKARAGFTGKRALRYAGTHQAAGRAYSSNKVFDVNVAVGPDTELSYRVFPSMADGDLDYDATNVSVDLAFTDGTLLSELSALDQHGFPLTPQGQGAAKGLYVNQWNQVASRIGAVARGKTVDRVLVAYDSPTGPARFRGWLDDIALRTVAPEPPREHLSDYAVTTRGTNSSGAFSRGNDFPATAVPHGFNFWTPVTNAGSLSWLYDYARANNADNLPTIQAFSASHEPSPWMGDRQTFQVMPSAAAGTPDTGRTARALAFRHENETARPYYYGVRFENGVKAEMTPTDHAAVLRFTYPGADASVLFDNVTDQAGLTLDPENGTFTGYSDVKSGLSTGATRLFVYGVFDDDAVVTEGSSSGVKGYLRFSAPTGVVTLRLATSLISVEQAEANLRQEIPDGTSFEEVRAGAQRQWDGLLGKVEVEGATPDQLTTLYSSLYRLYLYPNSGFEKVGSKFQYASPFSPMPGPDTPTHTGAKIVDGKVYVNNGFWDTYRTTWPAYSLLTPRQAGEMVDGFVQQYKDGGWTSRWSSPGYADLMTGTSSDVAFADAYVKGVGFDAKSAYDAAVKNATVVPPMSGVGRKGMATSPFLGYTSTETREGLSWALEGYLNDYGIARMGQELYRQTGGQRYKEESEYFLNRAQDYVRLFDKKAGFFQGRNARGDWREESSAYDPRVWGNDYTETNGWGYAFTAPQDSRGLANLYGGRAGLADKLDAYFETPETASPEFVGSYGGVIHEMTEARDVRMGMYGHSNQVAHHVTYMYDAAGRPWKTQKNVREILSRLYTGSEIGQGYHGDEDNGEQSAWYLFSALGFYPLVMGSGEYAVGSPLFTKATLHLENGRDLVVKAPDNSARNVYVQGLKVNGLSWTSTSLPHSIVSQGGTLEFDMGPEPSTWGASRDAAPVSITQDDEVPTPRADVVEGEGALFDNTSATDATVRSVELPIAGSAKAVQYTLTSSDRTEAPTGWKLQGSSDGANWRTLDRRSGQSFRWDRQTRAFSVTSEGSYTRYRLVLDSESTLAEVELLG; this is encoded by the coding sequence ATGCGGCAGGGAGTTCGGAACAGGGCTTGGTACGGATGGGAGTTCGGATCAATTCCGGCCATCGCGGCGGTGTTCGCACTGGTGATCGGCGGGCAGGGTGCGGCGACCGCGCTGCCGGCCCGGACACCGGCCGCCGACCAGGAGTTCGCCTCCTCGTTCGAGGCAGGTGAGGCGGCGCCGGACTGGCTGAACACCGTCGACACCGGGCCGGACGGCACCAAGCGGGCCTCCGGTGTCGACGGCGGGTACAGCAGCGGCATCCCGGGCAACGCGACCGACCATGTGACGGACGTACGGGCGAGCGGCGAGAACACCGGCGGGGGTGAGGTGAAGGAGAACCTCGTCGACGGTGTGCCGGGGACCAAGTGGCTCACCTTCGCGCCGAACGGCTGGGCGGAGTTCGACCTGGACGAGCCGGTCAGGGTCGTCACCTACGCGCTGACCTCGGCCGACGACCACGCCGAGCGTGACCCCGCCGACTGGACGCTGCAGGGCTCGGCGGACGGTACGACGGGCTGGCAGACCCTCGACACTCGCACGGGTGTGTCGTTCGCCGAGCGGTTCCAGACCAGGTCGTACGACCTGTCGTCGCCTGCCTCCTACCGGCACTTCCGGCTCGACATCGGGCGCAACAACGGGGGCGCCATCACCCAGCTCGCCGATGTCCAGTTCTCGACGGGCGGCGGTGCCACGCCCGTGCCCCGGGACATGCTGTCGCTGGTCGACAGCGGCCCGAGCGGCTCACCGACCGCGAAGGCCCGCGCCGGTTTCACGGGCAAACGGGCACTGCGGTACGCCGGTACGCACCAGGCCGCCGGACGGGCGTACTCGTCCAACAAGGTGTTCGACGTGAACGTGGCCGTGGGCCCGGACACCGAACTGTCCTACCGGGTCTTCCCCTCGATGGCGGACGGCGATCTCGACTACGACGCCACGAACGTGTCCGTGGACCTGGCCTTCACGGACGGCACCCTGCTGAGTGAACTGTCGGCCCTCGACCAGCACGGCTTCCCCCTGACACCCCAGGGGCAGGGCGCGGCCAAGGGGTTGTACGTCAACCAGTGGAACCAGGTGGCGTCGCGGATCGGGGCGGTGGCACGGGGAAAGACCGTCGACCGGGTACTGGTGGCGTACGACTCGCCGACCGGGCCCGCGAGGTTCCGCGGCTGGCTGGACGACATCGCCCTGCGGACCGTCGCCCCCGAGCCGCCCCGGGAACACCTGTCCGACTACGCGGTGACGACGCGGGGCACCAACTCCAGCGGCGCCTTCTCGCGGGGCAACGACTTCCCGGCGACGGCCGTGCCACACGGTTTCAACTTCTGGACGCCGGTGACCAACGCGGGCTCGCTGAGCTGGCTGTACGACTACGCGCGGGCCAACAACGCCGACAACCTGCCGACGATCCAGGCGTTCAGCGCGAGTCATGAGCCGAGCCCCTGGATGGGTGACCGGCAGACCTTCCAGGTGATGCCGTCGGCCGCCGCCGGCACCCCGGACACCGGCCGAACGGCACGGGCGCTGGCCTTCCGGCACGAGAACGAGACCGCCCGGCCGTACTACTACGGGGTGCGGTTCGAGAACGGCGTCAAGGCGGAGATGACGCCGACCGACCACGCGGCGGTCCTGCGCTTCACCTACCCCGGCGCCGACGCGAGCGTCCTGTTCGACAACGTCACCGACCAGGCGGGCCTGACCCTCGACCCGGAGAACGGCACCTTCACCGGCTACTCGGACGTGAAGTCGGGGCTGTCGACGGGGGCGACCCGGCTGTTCGTGTACGGGGTGTTCGACGACGACGCGGTGGTGACTGAGGGCTCGTCGAGCGGGGTCAAGGGATATCTCCGGTTCAGCGCGCCGACCGGCGTGGTGACGCTGCGGCTGGCCACCTCGCTCATCAGCGTCGAGCAGGCCGAGGCCAACCTGCGGCAGGAGATTCCGGACGGTACGTCCTTCGAGGAGGTACGGGCCGGTGCGCAGCGGCAGTGGGACGGGCTGCTCGGGAAGGTCGAGGTGGAGGGGGCGACGCCGGACCAGCTGACGACGCTGTACTCCAGTCTGTACCGGCTGTATCTGTACCCCAACTCCGGCTTCGAGAAGGTCGGTTCGAAGTTCCAGTACGCGTCGCCTTTCTCCCCGATGCCGGGCCCCGACACCCCGACGCACACCGGGGCGAAGATCGTGGACGGCAAGGTGTACGTCAACAACGGTTTCTGGGACACGTATCGGACGACCTGGCCCGCCTACTCGCTCCTGACTCCTCGTCAGGCAGGTGAGATGGTCGACGGGTTCGTGCAGCAGTACAAGGACGGCGGCTGGACCTCGCGGTGGTCCTCCCCCGGGTACGCGGACCTGATGACGGGAACCTCGTCGGACGTGGCGTTCGCCGACGCGTATGTGAAGGGCGTCGGTTTCGACGCGAAGTCGGCGTACGACGCGGCCGTGAAGAACGCGACCGTCGTGCCCCCGATGTCGGGCGTGGGCCGCAAGGGCATGGCGACCTCACCCTTCCTCGGCTATACCAGCACCGAGACGCGTGAGGGCCTGTCGTGGGCGCTGGAGGGCTATCTCAACGACTACGGCATCGCCCGGATGGGCCAGGAGCTGTACCGGCAGACGGGCGGGCAACGGTACAAGGAGGAGTCCGAGTACTTCCTCAACCGGGCCCAGGACTATGTGCGGTTGTTCGACAAGAAGGCCGGCTTCTTCCAGGGGCGGAACGCGCGGGGCGACTGGCGAGAGGAGTCGTCGGCGTACGATCCGCGCGTCTGGGGCAACGACTACACGGAGACGAACGGCTGGGGGTACGCCTTCACCGCCCCGCAGGACAGCCGGGGTCTGGCCAACCTGTACGGCGGCCGGGCGGGCCTCGCGGACAAGCTCGACGCCTACTTCGAGACCCCGGAGACGGCCTCACCGGAGTTCGTGGGCTCGTACGGCGGGGTCATCCACGAGATGACGGAGGCCCGGGACGTCCGGATGGGCATGTACGGTCACTCCAACCAGGTCGCCCACCACGTCACTTACATGTACGACGCGGCCGGCCGGCCCTGGAAGACGCAGAAGAACGTCCGCGAGATCCTCTCCCGCCTCTACACGGGCAGCGAGATCGGCCAGGGCTACCACGGCGACGAGGACAACGGCGAGCAGTCGGCTTGGTACCTGTTCTCGGCGCTCGGCTTCTACCCGCTGGTCATGGGCAGCGGCGAATACGCCGTCGGCTCCCCGCTGTTCACGAAGGCGACGCTGCATCTGGAGAACGGCCGGGACCTGGTGGTCAAGGCCCCCGACAACAGCGCCCGGAATGTGTACGTGCAGGGACTGAAGGTCAACGGCCTTTCCTGGACGTCGACTTCACTCCCCCACTCGATCGTCTCCCAGGGCGGAACCCTGGAGTTCGACATGGGCCCCGAACCGTCGACCTGGGGAGCGTCCAGGGACGCGGCGCCGGTGTCGATCACCCAGGACGACGAGGTGCCGACGCCGCGGGCGGATGTGGTCGAGGGCGAGGGCGCGTTGTTCGACAACACGTCGGCGACGGACGCGACGGTGAGGTCCGTGGAGCTGCCGATCGCCGGCAGCGCGAAAGCCGTCCAGTACACGCTGACGTCCTCGGACCGGACCGAGGCTCCGACGGGCTGGAAGTTGCAGGGCTCCTCCGACGGCGCGAACTGGCGGACGCTGGACCGGCGTTCAGGCCAATCGTTCAGGTGGGACAGGCAGACCAGGGCGTTCTCGGTGACGTCCGAGGGCTCGTACACGCGATACCGACTGGTCCTCGACAGCGAGTCGACTCTGGCGGAGGTGGAGCTGCTGGGCTGA
- a CDS encoding carbohydrate ABC transporter permease, translating into MQHGKYRFIVGFLAVPLGLYALFVIWPFIQSIYYSFTDWTGLSPEFKMVGLDNYKRMFDDDIFWKSLRHSLLFALVLPLVTISLALFFAFMINVGGKRRRGGPVISGVRGSSFYKIVYFFPQVLSIAIVALLFAFAYNPDSGSINSLLRGIGLDSVQPLWLGDPSLALWCVMAVLVWSSVGFFVVLFSAGMASIPADLYEAALLDGAGRATTFFRITLPLLWDTVQSGWVYMGILALGAESFAVVQIMTTGPGGPDYSTTVMVLYVYQKAFRDGQAAYATTIGVALLVVTLAFAALVMRLGRRERLEY; encoded by the coding sequence ATGCAGCACGGAAAGTACCGCTTCATCGTGGGATTCCTGGCGGTCCCTCTCGGGCTGTACGCACTGTTCGTCATCTGGCCGTTCATCCAGTCCATCTATTACTCGTTCACGGACTGGACCGGACTGAGCCCGGAATTCAAGATGGTGGGCCTCGACAACTACAAGAGGATGTTCGACGACGACATCTTCTGGAAGTCGTTGCGGCACAGCCTGCTGTTCGCGTTGGTGCTGCCGCTGGTGACGATCAGTCTGGCGCTGTTCTTCGCCTTCATGATCAATGTGGGCGGGAAGCGCCGCCGCGGCGGACCGGTGATTTCGGGCGTCCGCGGCTCCTCCTTCTACAAAATCGTCTACTTCTTTCCGCAGGTGCTGTCGATCGCGATCGTCGCGCTGCTGTTCGCGTTCGCGTACAACCCGGACAGCGGCTCGATCAACTCACTGCTGCGCGGCATCGGGCTCGACAGCGTCCAGCCGCTGTGGCTGGGCGATCCGAGCCTCGCCCTGTGGTGCGTGATGGCGGTACTGGTCTGGTCGTCGGTCGGCTTCTTCGTGGTGCTGTTCTCCGCGGGCATGGCGTCCATCCCTGCGGACCTGTACGAGGCCGCGCTGCTCGACGGCGCGGGCCGGGCCACCACGTTCTTCCGGATCACCCTGCCGCTGCTGTGGGACACCGTGCAGTCCGGCTGGGTCTACATGGGCATCCTCGCGCTGGGCGCCGAGTCGTTCGCGGTCGTCCAGATCATGACGACCGGCCCCGGCGGCCCGGACTACTCGACGACCGTCATGGTCCTGTACGTGTACCAGAAGGCCTTCCGCGACGGTCAGGCCGCCTACGCAACCACCATCGGGGTCGCCCTGCTCGTCGTCACGCTGGCCTTCGCGGCCCTTGTGATGCGGCTGGGCCGGCGCGAGCGGCTGGAGTACTGA
- the ngcE gene encoding N-acetylglucosamine/diacetylchitobiose ABC transporter substrate-binding protein, translated as MGSTSDESRTPERTTGTTPVNGFGRRDLIKRSAALGLVSVPTMSFLSACASSGGGGEDKAKSGKKTAQNPLAVNDSAQMEFVLFDGGFGKEYAEDAVKIYEQNFPKAKVKFSATQKIQSTLQPRFNQGTPPDLIDNSGAEQMDMGVLAGKNQLADLTPLLDAPSFDDPNKKVRDTLRPGIVEMGQLDGDPVWIMYYAYTVYGVWYSQKALDSLDATYPETWDEMLAVCEKAKKKGMAGWTYAGKYPYYLPFSLYPMIGKVGGVEVLDAIDNLEPNAWKHPAVKACFEAYYELYKKGYVLKGTPGLDHIQSQTAWAKGKALFIPNGSWVENESANVIPADFNLAVSAPTGIDSSDKLPFGTIWASGGEPFIVPAKAKNTAGGMEQLRIMLSEASSKNFTTKVKSLTAYNGGTDGITLTPGLKSGVAALEKAGDNVVNPRLQDWYVQLQKEKIGVSGLGEMMAGRLTPAEAIKKIQGYADETAKDTSIKHYKHQ; from the coding sequence ATGGGATCCACCTCCGACGAGAGCCGCACCCCCGAGCGCACGACCGGCACCACCCCCGTCAACGGTTTCGGCCGCCGCGACCTGATCAAGCGGTCGGCGGCGCTGGGCTTGGTCTCCGTCCCCACGATGAGCTTCCTGTCCGCGTGTGCGAGCAGTGGCGGAGGAGGCGAGGACAAGGCCAAGTCGGGCAAGAAGACCGCCCAGAACCCGCTGGCCGTCAACGACAGCGCCCAGATGGAGTTCGTGCTCTTCGACGGCGGCTTCGGCAAGGAGTACGCCGAGGACGCGGTCAAGATCTACGAGCAGAACTTCCCCAAGGCGAAGGTCAAGTTCTCCGCCACCCAGAAGATCCAGTCCACGCTCCAGCCCCGCTTCAACCAGGGCACCCCGCCGGACCTGATCGACAACTCCGGCGCCGAGCAGATGGACATGGGCGTCCTGGCCGGCAAGAACCAGCTCGCCGACCTCACCCCGCTGCTCGACGCCCCGTCCTTCGACGACCCGAACAAGAAGGTCCGCGACACCCTGCGGCCGGGCATCGTCGAGATGGGCCAGCTCGACGGCGACCCGGTGTGGATCATGTACTACGCCTACACGGTGTACGGCGTCTGGTACTCGCAGAAGGCCCTGGACTCGCTCGACGCCACCTATCCGGAGACGTGGGACGAGATGCTCGCCGTGTGCGAGAAGGCCAAGAAAAAGGGCATGGCCGGCTGGACCTACGCGGGCAAGTACCCGTACTACCTGCCCTTCTCGCTCTACCCGATGATCGGCAAGGTCGGTGGGGTCGAGGTTCTCGACGCGATCGACAACCTGGAGCCGAACGCCTGGAAGCACCCGGCTGTCAAGGCCTGTTTCGAGGCGTACTACGAGCTCTACAAGAAGGGGTACGTCCTCAAGGGCACCCCCGGTCTCGACCACATCCAGTCGCAGACCGCGTGGGCCAAGGGCAAGGCACTGTTCATCCCGAACGGCTCCTGGGTCGAGAACGAGTCGGCGAACGTCATTCCCGCCGACTTCAACCTCGCCGTCTCCGCGCCGACCGGCATCGACAGCTCCGACAAGCTGCCGTTCGGCACGATCTGGGCCTCCGGCGGTGAGCCGTTCATCGTCCCGGCCAAGGCGAAGAACACGGCGGGCGGCATGGAGCAGCTGCGCATCATGCTCAGTGAGGCCTCCTCGAAGAACTTCACCACCAAGGTCAAGTCGCTCACCGCGTACAACGGTGGCACCGACGGCATCACCCTCACACCCGGCCTCAAGTCCGGTGTCGCGGCACTGGAGAAGGCCGGCGACAACGTGGTGAACCCGCGCCTGCAGGACTGGTACGTGCAGCTCCAGAAGGAGAAGATCGGGGTGTCCGGGCTCGGCGAGATGATGGCGGGACGCCTCACCCCGGCCGAGGCCATCAAGAAGATCCAGGGCTACGCCGACGAGACCGCGAAGGACACGTCGATCAAGCACTACAAGCACCAGTGA
- the trpC gene encoding indole-3-glycerol phosphate synthase TrpC — MTVLDGILAGVREDLEQRRSATPLAELRARAADAAPALDPLPAFRAPGVSVIAEVKRKSPSKGALADIPDPASLAAQYAAGGAAAISVLTEGRRFGGSLADLDAVRARVDVPVLRKDFIVDPYQLWEARAHGADLALLMVVSLDDAQLKDLMGLCAELGLTPLVEAHTADEVRRATAAGAELLGINARDLTTLDVNRAVFADLVTGIPEGTVRVAESGVTGPEDVAEYRGWGADVVLVGEALVRSGDPSTAVREFIGAAGA, encoded by the coding sequence GTGACCGTTCTCGATGGGATCCTCGCGGGAGTTCGCGAGGACCTGGAACAACGCAGGAGTGCGACGCCGTTGGCGGAACTGCGCGCCCGGGCAGCGGACGCGGCACCCGCGCTCGACCCCCTGCCCGCCTTCCGCGCGCCCGGGGTGTCCGTCATCGCCGAGGTGAAGCGAAAGAGCCCCAGCAAGGGTGCGCTGGCGGACATCCCCGACCCCGCGTCGCTCGCGGCCCAGTACGCCGCCGGCGGTGCCGCCGCGATCAGCGTGCTCACCGAGGGCAGGCGTTTCGGCGGTTCCCTCGCGGATCTGGACGCCGTACGTGCCCGGGTCGACGTTCCCGTCCTGCGCAAGGACTTCATCGTCGACCCCTATCAGCTGTGGGAAGCTCGCGCACACGGCGCCGATCTCGCGCTTCTCATGGTCGTGTCGCTGGATGACGCCCAGCTCAAGGACTTGATGGGGCTCTGCGCGGAGCTGGGTCTCACGCCGCTCGTGGAGGCGCATACGGCCGACGAGGTACGGCGCGCCACCGCCGCCGGCGCTGAGCTTCTCGGCATCAACGCTCGGGACCTGACAACGCTGGACGTCAACCGCGCCGTGTTCGCCGACCTCGTGACAGGCATCCCCGAAGGCACGGTCCGGGTCGCGGAATCAGGAGTGACGGGCCCGGAGGACGTCGCGGAGTACCGCGGTTGGGGAGCTGACGTGGTACTGGTCGGCGAGGCGCTGGTCCGCTCGGGCGACCCGAGCACCGCCGTACGCGAGTTCATCGGCGCCGCCGGGGCGTGA